A genomic window from Clostridium aceticum includes:
- a CDS encoding potassium channel family protein, translating to MKKNNMEYIIVVGCGRTGSHLANLLSKAGKSVVIIDKEEKKFQKLSEEFSGFMLEADAIEIDVLEQAKIAKADVLITAAADDSTNMMIAQVATKIYEVPLVLARVIDPAEIPVYEALEIQIISPTILSAQLLYELIVGKHKEEK from the coding sequence ATGAAGAAGAATAATATGGAATATATTATTGTGGTTGGCTGTGGGAGAACAGGCTCTCATCTAGCCAATCTTCTTTCGAAGGCTGGGAAAAGTGTTGTGATTATAGATAAAGAAGAGAAGAAATTTCAAAAATTGAGTGAAGAATTTAGTGGGTTCATGTTAGAGGCGGATGCCATTGAAATAGATGTACTAGAACAGGCCAAGATAGCCAAAGCCGATGTTTTGATTACAGCAGCTGCTGATGATAGTACCAACATGATGATTGCTCAAGTGGCAACGAAGATTTATGAAGTACCGTTGGTTTTGGCAAGGGTGATTGACCCTGCTGAAATACCAGTATATGAGGCTTTAGAAATTCAAATTATTTCTCCGACGATTTTGTCAGCGCAGTTGCTTTATGAACTTATTGTGGGTAAACATAAGGAGGAAAAATAA
- a CDS encoding sigma-54-dependent transcriptional regulator, giving the protein MIKILIVDDEKNIRLALKQCLLAEHYEVETAVNGLEGYEKIMAGDFAVVLLDMKMPGLTGIEVLQKARSQGKLVNIIMMTAYGTIEKAVEAMKLGAIDFLSKPFAPEEIRTIVKDVLSREKLLEEEVTTYHEMIQYAKKSILSGDYEKAREFLGKAIVKNTEAPEPHNLLGIILEFYGKVSEAQKHYRAALALEPTFSPAQQNLERTAQFIYTQHGMNLGDGTNEEE; this is encoded by the coding sequence ATGATTAAAATTTTAATTGTAGATGATGAAAAAAACATACGTCTTGCTCTAAAACAGTGTTTACTAGCTGAGCACTATGAGGTAGAGACAGCTGTGAATGGTTTGGAAGGTTATGAAAAAATTATGGCAGGGGATTTTGCTGTGGTACTTTTAGATATGAAGATGCCAGGTTTAACAGGAATAGAAGTACTACAAAAGGCTCGAAGTCAAGGAAAACTGGTTAATATTATTATGATGACAGCTTACGGCACAATAGAAAAAGCTGTTGAAGCAATGAAACTAGGAGCAATAGACTTTTTAAGTAAGCCTTTTGCACCAGAAGAAATTCGTACGATTGTTAAAGATGTATTAAGCAGAGAGAAATTATTGGAGGAAGAAGTAACTACTTATCATGAAATGATACAATATGCAAAAAAGAGTATATTAAGTGGAGATTATGAGAAGGCTAGAGAATTTTTAGGAAAAGCGATTGTAAAAAATACAGAAGCGCCTGAACCGCATAATTTATTAGGAATTATTTTGGAGTTTTATGGAAAAGTCAGCGAGGCTCAAAAACATTATCGTGCAGCTTTAGCTTTAGAACCTACCTTTAGTCCAGCACAACAGAATTTGGAAAGAACAGCGCAGTTTATCTATACACAGCACGGTATGAATTTAGGAGATGGCACTAATGAAGAAGAATAA
- a CDS encoding response regulator yields MRKKILIVEDEKNIVLGLRMYLESRGYEVTVAYNGIEAIDKALRTLPHLILLDILLPKMNGYLVCAALKEETALASIPIIFMSAKTEEEDIKKAYEIGGIDYIVKPFTHTQVQEIIEKYI; encoded by the coding sequence ATGAGGAAAAAAATACTGATTGTAGAAGACGAAAAAAACATCGTACTAGGTCTTAGGATGTACTTGGAGAGCAGAGGATATGAGGTGACTGTAGCTTATAATGGGATTGAGGCAATCGATAAAGCATTACGGACTTTACCTCATTTAATTTTGTTAGATATTTTACTACCTAAAATGAACGGGTATCTCGTTTGTGCAGCTTTAAAGGAAGAAACCGCATTAGCCAGCATTCCCATTATCTTTATGAGTGCTAAAACAGAAGAAGAAGATATTAAAAAGGCTTATGAAATAGGGGGTATTGATTATATTGTTAAGCCGTTTACCCATACACAGGTACAAGAAATTATAGAAAAATATATTTAA